The sequence below is a genomic window from Photobacterium atrarenae.
ATGAAGAAAATTGCAGTTATTTTGAGCGGCTCGGGCGTCTTTGACGGGGCAGAAATCCACGAATCTGTCCTCGCGCTCCTCGCGATCGAACAGGCTGGTGCCAGCTGGCACTGCTTCGCACCGAACATTGCCCAGCACCATGTGATCAATCATATCAGTGGCGAAGAGATGCCGGAGACCCGCAATGTGCTGGTTGAGGCCGCTCGGATCGCCCGCGGCAACATTGATGATATCGTCAACCTCAGGGCCGTCGACTATGATGCCCTGCTGCTGCCGGGCGGGTTCGGGGTCGCCAAGAACCTGTCTGACTTTGCCCTGGCCGGTACCAAGTGCCAGGTCAACAGCGAGGTCAAGCGGGTGTGCCAGGAGTTTGCCCGGGAAGAAAAACCGGCCGCCTACCTCTGCATTGCCCCGACCTTGATCCCGACGATCTATGGCGAAGGTGCCCGGGGGACGATCGGCAACGATC
It includes:
- the elbB gene encoding isoprenoid biosynthesis glyoxalase ElbB, producing MKKIAVILSGSGVFDGAEIHESVLALLAIEQAGASWHCFAPNIAQHHVINHISGEEMPETRNVLVEAARIARGNIDDIVNLRAVDYDALLLPGGFGVAKNLSDFALAGTKCQVNSEVKRVCQEFAREEKPAAYLCIAPTLIPTIYGEGARGTIGNDPDTASAFSKMGGEHVVCPVDDYVLDQQRKILTTPAYMLAGSVSEAASGINKLVQELVKLA